The following nucleotide sequence is from Desulfovibrio sp. JC022.
ATTTTTCTTATTTCTACTGCTCTACCAATCTTTAAATACAACTTTGAATTGAAATAATGATTCAAACGCACCCTCTTGCACACAATTTGCAACATATAACCATAAAAGACAGTTTTGCAGCTTGAATTTACACAATTTTGCAAAACAACTCACAAAAAAAATCCTTCAAAACGAGCCTTCCATGAATTCTACACTTATTGAAAAACACTCGAAACAGCTTCTGCAAGTAATGCCCAACACCTCCAACTGCATGTCCAGACTGACCCGGCTGGACAGACAGTGGACCATGGCTACCATGACCGGAAAAATCAATTGCAGCCGAATTGCGCAGACACTCATTGATTTTATTATCAAAACTCAAGAAAACTTTTCCGGTCTCAAACAAAACCTGATTGAAATCCTGATTAAAGAAAACACCCATAAAGTGGTTCAGGAGATATCCGCAGCCGCGCAGGTCGTCATCGACATCCTTAAACGAAATCTCTTTGAAAGAACTGCCGATGTTGGCTTTCTGGCAACTGATGATGACTTAGTCCGCTTTCTGTCCAATCCGGAAAGGACTCACCAGGATGTATCTATAATCGAAGACAGACTCCGCGAGTACAGAGATAAGTACACAGTATACAATGAGATTATCATACTGGACACTGACGGCTATGTCTGTGCCCACCTTGATCCCACAAACAAGATCACAACTTCGACAGACCCGCTTATCGCCGAAACGCTTGAGGCCGCAGACTACGTAGAAACATACAGAAAAAGCGATTTAGCACTGAACACAGGAGAAGTCCTGATATACTCTCAGGCTATCAAGTCACCGGACACAGGGGGATGCCTTGGCGTACTGTGCCTTATTTTTGATTTTGCCGGTGAAATGAACGGAATTTTCGAACACCTGAGTGAGTTATCCAAAGATACAATCCTGATTGTGCTGGATGAACGGGGTTATGCTATTGCTTCCAGCGATACTGATTCAGTTCCCACAAATAAAAGACTCAGCATGAATCTGGATCAAGATTTTCAAATTATCAACATAAACAAAACCACATACCTTTCTAAGACGGTGAAGACCAAAGGATATCAGGGATTCTTCGGCTTACCTTGGTATGGACATGTCCTGAAAAAACTGGACACCGCCTTCAGCCACAGCAGCGACAATTCCTTCAACGCTGCCGCCATCAGAGATAAAGCCCACTTTTCAGGACGGCTGACCCATGTGGAAGATGCTTCAGAAAACGTGCTCTCGGACCTTGAACTGGTAGTTCAGAACGGCGAAATCATGGCTGCCAAGAAATGCATTGAACCAAACCTTGTTGAGCAGATGGAAGGGCGCGCACTCCCCCACATTCTCAACGAAATTAAAAAAATCGGAGATCAGGTCCAAAATGTTTTTCAGTATTCCACTGACGAACTCCTGCAACTTGTTACCTCTTCAAGACTGCACGATACCCAGTTTCTTGCCCAGCTCGCTATCGATATTATGGATCGCAACCTCTACGAACGAGCCAACGATTGCCGCTGGTGGGCACTGACTTCCGACTTCAAACTCATCCTTGCAAAACAAACCATAGATGAAAACGACCGTGACCGGATGCGTAAGATTCTGGGCTACATAAACAGT
It contains:
- a CDS encoding chemotaxis protein CheW, coding for MNSTLIEKHSKQLLQVMPNTSNCMSRLTRLDRQWTMATMTGKINCSRIAQTLIDFIIKTQENFSGLKQNLIEILIKENTHKVVQEISAAAQVVIDILKRNLFERTADVGFLATDDDLVRFLSNPERTHQDVSIIEDRLREYRDKYTVYNEIIILDTDGYVCAHLDPTNKITTSTDPLIAETLEAADYVETYRKSDLALNTGEVLIYSQAIKSPDTGGCLGVLCLIFDFAGEMNGIFEHLSELSKDTILIVLDERGYAIASSDTDSVPTNKRLSMNLDQDFQIININKTTYLSKTVKTKGYQGFFGLPWYGHVLKKLDTAFSHSSDNSFNAAAIRDKAHFSGRLTHVEDASENVLSDLELVVQNGEIMAAKKCIEPNLVEQMEGRALPHILNEIKKIGDQVQNVFQYSTDELLQLVTSSRLHDTQFLAQLAIDIMDRNLYERANDCRWWALTSDFKLILAKQTIDENDRDRMRKILGYINSLYTVYTNLFIYDRSGKILACSNPGEYNKEGRILNTGYVGQTIRITDSQLYCVSDFFKTDLYATDGKERYTYIYNASITSHEDSSHVLGGIGIVFDSEPEFEAMLTDVLPQDGQGRIIEGAEGMFVEPNGKLIASTNPDRNPGETINLDHDFTQLTEGESSVKLIEEDGSLYAIGCAHSSGYREYKRDGDYKNDVLCIVRVLI